A region of the Candidatus Kryptonium sp. genome:
AGAAAGGAAAGGGCTTGCCCAGATAAGCGATGAAAAATTTATTGAGGATGCCGTTGTGAAGGTTTTGGAGAACAACAAAGAAAACATTGAGAGATATTTCTCAGGTAAAGATAAATTGTTTGGTTACTTCGTCGGTGAAGTAATGAAGTTAACAAAAGGTAAAGCGAATCCAAAGATCGTCAATGAGATATTGAGAAAGAAGCTTGACGAAATGAAAGAGAAGGTCGGTTAAGTTTAAATTGATGTGAGAATTAATTATATTAAACTTTGAAGGTTTCCCCACACCCTGGGTCAATCCCCGCCCAGGGTTAATCCCCTGCGGTGAGTGGGTTCCTCCCCCGCCCCTCACCGCTTTTTATTTTGAAACATTTGGTTTCTACATAACGACTAAAAGAAAAAGTCGTATTCCATAACAAAAATGGAGATATATGAAATGAGGAAAATTTTACTTCTTTTGCTAATTCTTTTCCCGATTCTAATCGCAGCTCAAGAGCAAACTAAACCGATTGAAGGACTTAGAGATAACCCTCCGAAGGTTTTCGCACTGACAAATGCCAAAATTGTTCAAGCACCAGGAAAAGTAATTGAAAAAGGAACTCTTATCATAAGAAATGGACTAATTGAATCTGTCGGTGCAAATGTGAAGATACCACCTGATGCTCAAATAGTTGATCTTTCTGGAAAGGTGATATATCCGGGATTTATAGATCTTTACACGAGCTATGGGATGCCGAGGCGAAGAGAATCAGCTCAAATGGAAGGACAACAGCCAGGAGCGCAACAGGTTCAGGAGACCAAAAAAGGGGCTGACAGCTGGAATCCGAATGTGCTTTCGCATAAACTTGCGGTAGATGAGTTTTCGCCCGATCAAAGAGATGCCGAAAGATTAAGGTCTCAAGGTTTCACTGTTGTTCTTTCAGTTCCTAATGATGGAATCTTTAGAGGAAAAAGCGTTCTCGTAACGCTTGCGGATGGAAAAGCACCAAATGATGTCGTTATTAAACCGGTTGTTGCGCATCATATCGCCTTCATTCGTGGTTTTGGTAGGGATATATATCCGAATTCATTGATGGGAAATATCGCTTTAATTCGCCAAACTTTTCTTGATGCGCAGTGGTATGCTTCTGCATGGGATGCGTTTTCAAAGAATCCAGCTCTTCCGAAACCAGAAGTAAATTCGTCGCTTGAAGCTTTGCTCGGTGCATTAAAAGGTGAAAAAGTTGTGTTTGAAAGTGCTGATGAACTTGATTTCTTAAGGTGCGCAAAAATTGCGAAAGAATTCTCGCTTAACACGTTCATAATTGGAAGTGGCTACGAATATCGTAGGGTTGAAGCAATAAAAAATACTGGATTTCCAGTTGTAATCCCTGTTAACTTTCCAAAACCGCCAGATGTTGAAAACCCTGATGATGCAGATAACATTGATTTAAGAACATTAAAACATTGGTATAATGCACCAGAAAATCCTAAGAGATTGTATGAAAATGGAGTAACATTTGCTTTTACGACATATCGTCTTGAAAATCCATCTGAGTTTTTGCAGAGAGTTCGTGAATCTGTTGAAAGAGGATTGCCAGAAGATGTCGCACTTTCAGCTTTAACAATTACACCCGCAAGAATCATCGGGCTTGATAAGATCCTTGGAACTGTTGAGCCAGGAAAAATGGCAAACTTTATAATCACTGACAAAAATATATTTGATGAAGACGCCAGGATACTTCAGGTTTGGATTTCTGGTGAAAAATATGATGTTGAAGGTCTGCCAGAGTTTGATCCAAGGGGAGAGTGGAAAGCGCAATTAAACAACGATACATTGAATTTAAGCATAACTGGGCAACTTAAAAATCTCAGGGGAAGAGTTAAAAAAGGAGATAAATCTGTTAACCTCATTAGGGTTAATTTATTTGACAATAACTTAACTATTGCTTTCAATGGTGATTCCCTTGGGATAAAGGGGATTGTAAGAATTTCTGCTTTTGTGAAAAAAGATAGAATTGAAGGTTATGCTGAAATTTCAATTGGTGAAAGAGCTTTGTTCAAAGCAATAAAAATCTCTGAACCTAAAGATGAAGCACCACGAAGGACGAGGAAAGTTAAATTTGAACCTTTACCTGTTGTCTATCCGGATGGAGCGTTTGGTCTTTCAAAGATTCCCGAACAACCTGAATATGTTTTAATTAAGAATGCAACCATTTGGACAAGTTCAAATCTTGGTAAACTTGAAAACGCTGATATGCTTATCCGTCGCGGGATAATTGAAAGA
Encoded here:
- a CDS encoding amidohydrolase family protein; translation: MRKILLLLLILFPILIAAQEQTKPIEGLRDNPPKVFALTNAKIVQAPGKVIEKGTLIIRNGLIESVGANVKIPPDAQIVDLSGKVIYPGFIDLYTSYGMPRRRESAQMEGQQPGAQQVQETKKGADSWNPNVLSHKLAVDEFSPDQRDAERLRSQGFTVVLSVPNDGIFRGKSVLVTLADGKAPNDVVIKPVVAHHIAFIRGFGRDIYPNSLMGNIALIRQTFLDAQWYASAWDAFSKNPALPKPEVNSSLEALLGALKGEKVVFESADELDFLRCAKIAKEFSLNTFIIGSGYEYRRVEAIKNTGFPVVIPVNFPKPPDVENPDDADNIDLRTLKHWYNAPENPKRLYENGVTFAFTTYRLENPSEFLQRVRESVERGLPEDVALSALTITPARIIGLDKILGTVEPGKMANFIITDKNIFDEDARILQVWISGEKYDVEGLPEFDPRGEWKAQLNNDTLNLSITGQLKNLRGRVKKGDKSVNLIRVNLFDNNLTIAFNGDSLGIKGIVRISAFVKKDRIEGYAEISIGERALFKAIKISEPKDEAPRRTRKVKFEPLPVVYPDGAFGLSKIPEQPEYVLIKNATIWTSSNLGKLENADMLIRRGIIERIGKNIQPPKGAVVIDATGKHVTPGIIDAHSHTAISGGVNESTQAITAEVRIQDVINSDDINIYRQLAGGVTTVNLLHGSANPIGGQNAVIKYRWGSLPDELIFKEAPPGIKFALGENVKQSNWGDRYTTRYPQTRMGVEQIIRDAFKAAIDYEKAWNTYREESKRRVLIPPRRDLQLEALLEILKGQRLVHAHSYRQDEILMLLKVAEDFGFRIATLQHVLEGYKIAEAIAKHGAGASSFSDWWAYKFEVYDAIPHNGALMEKVGVVTSFNSDSDELARRLNLEAAKAIKYGGLTEEQALNLVTINPAKQLKIDKYVGSLEPGKHADFVIWSGNPLSTYTICEQTWIEGRKYFDRNEDLKMREEAKRLRNFIIQKIIEVKTTARPQPQIASPTN